TTCCTGCCGGGCCTGTTCCTTGAGCTGGGCCTCGCGCTGCCTGGCTTCTATCTTGGCCTGTTCGGCGGCGGCCTTGTCGGCTTCGGCCTGCGCCTTGGAGGCCTGCGCGGCGGCGGCGGCCGCCTGCCCGCGCGCGGCCAGGATTTCCTCGGCGGATTCGCGGTCCAGGGTCGCGTCATATTTGCCCGCGCAGGGGGAGATGGACTGGATGATCGCCCGTTCCTTGGCATCGACCGGGCCGAGGCGGGATCGGGGCGGGGCGATCAGCGTGCGCTGGACGATGCCGGGCGAGCCGTCCTCCTGCAACAGCGACACCAGCGCCTCCCCCACCTTGAGTTCGATGATCGCGGTTTCGACGTTCAGGTCGGGATTGACGCGGAAGGTCTCCGCCGCCGCCTTGATCGCCTTCTGGTCGCGGGGGGTGAAGGCGCGCAGGGCGTGCTGGACGCGGTTGCCAAGCTGGCCCGCCACATCCTCCGGAATGTCGATCGGGTTTTGCGTCACGAAATAGACGCCGACGCCCTTGGAACGGATCAGGCGGACGACCTGTTCGATCTTGTCGGTCAGCGCCTTGGGCGCGTCGTCGAACAGCAGGTGGGCCTCGTCGAAGAAGAAGACGAGGACGGGCTTGTCCGGGTCGCCCACTTCGGGGAGGGTTTCGAACAGTTCGGACAGCAGCCAGAGCAGGAAGGTGGCGTAGAGCTTGGGGCTCTGCATCAGCTTGTCGGCGGCCAGCACGTTGACATAGCCGCGCCCCTTTTCATCGACCTTCAGCATGTCGTGAATGTCGAGCGCGGGTTCACCGAAGAAATGCGCGCCGCCCTGGCTTTCAAGCTGGAGCAACTGGCGCTGGATCGCGCCGACGCTGGCCTTGGTCACATTGCCATATCGGGCGGACAGACTGTCGGCATTTTCCGCGCAATAGGCGAGCATCGCCTGCAAATCGCCCAGGTCGAGCAGCAGCAGCCCTTCCTCATCGGCATATTTGAAGGCGATGGAGAGCACGCCCTCCTGCGTTTCGTTGAGGTCCATCAGGCGGGAAAGCAGCAGCGGCCCCATTTCGCTGACGGTGGTGCGGATGGGATGGCCCTGTTCGCCGTACAGATCCCAGAAGATGGCGGGGTTGTCGGCATAGCTGTAATTTTCAAGGCCGATTTCCTTGGCGCGGGCCACCAGCTTGTCGGCATTTTTGGCGGTGGGGGAGCCGGCCATGGAAATGCCGGACAGGTCGCCCTTCACATCCGCGAGGAAGACGGGAACGCCGAGCGCGGAGAAACTTTCGGCTATGCCCTGCAACGTCACGGTCTTGCCAGTGCCGGTCGCGCCCGCGATCAGGCCGTGGCGATTGGCCCTGCGCAGGTTTAGCGTCTGGGGGATGCCGCCATTCTTGTCCGGTGCGCCAAGGCCGATGAAAATGCCGTCGCTCATCTGCGTCATGCTCCCTCTTAGTGATTTCGAAGCAGGTGGAATCACCTGCTGGCTCGGAAATCACGGCAAACAACGACTCAAATATCATGGGCCGCGCCCGCCGGAGTCTGCCGTCCCCTTTGTAGAGGGGAGACAGGGTTTCCGGCAAGCGCGGCCCGTAACGATCCGCTGATTTTCAGACTGTTATTTATCGCGCAGGCGCACCGGCAGGAACACGGCGGGCTGGCCCCGGCGCAGCACCTGGAGCAGGATCGCGCTGCGGCCCTGGGACGACACCGCCTTCACCTGCGCATCCAGTTCCGCCTGGGTGGCGACCGGGCGGTTGTTGGCGGTGATGATCACGTCGCCCCGGCGCAGGCCCTTCGCGCCCGCGTCGGTCGAACCGTCGACGGCGGTGATCACGATGCCGCGCGTGTCGGTGGGAATGCCAAGCTGGCGGATGATGGTCGAGTTCAGCGGGATGGCGGAAATGCCGAGCGACTGTTGGGCCGCCTGGCCGCCGCTGGACTGGCCGTCCTGCTGCTGGCCGAAATCATCGTCCTGTTGCTGGGCGAAGGCGTTCAGCTCATCTTCCGACGGGCGTTCGCCCACCACGGCGGTCACGGTCTGGCGCTGGCCGTTGCGCAGCAGCACGATGGGCACGCGGCTGCCGATCGGCTGGTTGGCGACGATGGACGACAGATTCTGGTCCGGCGTGACTTCCTGACCGGCCACGCTGACGATCACGTCGCCTGCCTTGATCCCGGCCTTGTCCGCGCCCTTGCCCGGCTCCACGCCCTGCACGAATTCGCCGCGATTCTTGGCAAGGCCGAGCGAATCGGCCAGATCCTCGCCCAACGGGCTGATCTGGATGCCCAGATAGCCGCGCTTGACCGCCTGGCCCTTGCGCAGCGTGTCGACGATCGGCGCGGCCTGTTCGGACGGGATGGCGAAGCCGATGCCGACATTGCCGCCCGACGGCGAAAGGATCTGGCTGTTGATGCCGATCACATTGCCGCGCATGTCGAACATCGGGCCGCCGCTATTGCCCTGGTTGATCGACGCATCGGTCTGGATGAACTTGTCATAGGTGCCGCCGGTGCCGCGATGCACGGCGGAGATGATGCCCGCCGTCACCGTGCCCGAAAGCGCGAAGGGGTTGCCGATGGCGATCACCCAATCGCCCACCCGCGCCTTGGTGCTGTCGCCGAACTTGACGAAGGGCAGGGCTTTTTTCGGATCTATCTTCAGCACGGCGATGTCCGTCGCGGGATCGCGGCCGATCAGCCTGGCCGAATATTCCTCGCTATTGGTCAGCGTGACCGTGATGGAATCGACGCTGGCCCCTTCCGCGCCGGCGGACACCACATGGTTGTTGGTGACGATATAGCCGTCGGCCGAAATGATGAAGCCCGACCCCAGCGACTGGGCCTGCCGGGTCTGGGGCTTGCCGCCCTGTTGCCCCTGGCCGAATAGGTCGCCGAAGGGCGTGCCCGCGAAGGGGTTCTGCACCTGAACCCGCTGCTTGGTGGAGATGTTGACCACGGCGGGTTGCAGCTTTTCCACCATGTCGGCCAGGCTGGCGGGCGCGCCTGCGGGGGCAGCGGCCTGCATGCCTTCATTCTGCGCGACCTGCGCGCCGACATTGGAACTGGTCGTAACGGCGATGGCGGTGCCGCCGAGCAGCAGGGCGCCGGTAATGGCATAAGCGTAACGCACTCGTGACGGTCCTCTCATGAACTTGGCGAAGGAAAGGCGGGACTCTGCGCTGGGCTGGATGCGCCGCACTCCCTTAACCCTCATTGAATGACACTCGTTCCGTAATGAAATCAACGCCCCTGAAACTGTTTCAGGAAATCATTGTCGCGGGACAGGACCATGGAGGTCGCCCCCTGCTTGTCAGACGCGAAAGTATAGCGATAGGCCTGCATGGCGCGATAGAAATCGTAGAATTGCGGATCCTTGCCGAAACTGTCCGAATAGATGCGGGCGGCGTTGGCGTCCGCCTCTGCGCGGATGATCTGCGCCTGCTTGGCCCCTTGTGCGCGGATGGTGAGCGCTTCCTGCTCGCGCGCGGTGCGCATGCGGGTGAAGGCGCTTTCCAGCGGCGCGCCGTCGGGCAGGTCGGCGCGCTTGATGCGCACATCCACGATCTGCGCGCCATATTGGCGGGCGACGCGGTTCAACCCCGCTTCGATATTGTCCATCACCTGCCCGCGTTCGGGGCTGAGCAGCGCGGCGAAGGGCCGCTTGCCCAGTTCGTTGCGCAGCGCGGAGCCCAGGATCGGGCGCAGCGCGTCGGACACCCGCTCCTCGCTGCCCGCCGCGATATACATGCGCAGCGGATCGACGATGCGGTAACGGGCGAAGGCGTCGACCTGCAGGCGCAACTGGTCGGTGGACAGCACCTGCTGGCGCTCCATCTCCACCGACAGCACGCGCTTGTCGATCCAGACGACCTGGTCGATGAACGGCCAGCGCAGGATGATGCCCGCGCCGGTCTTGCCGAAATCCTCGTTCGGGCGGTAACGGTTGATGATCTTCTTGGGATCGCCGAAGCGCACGATCACGCCCTGCTTGGTTTCGGGCACGATGGCGATGGTGCTGCCCAGCAACAGCAATGCCGCGATGGCGAGCAGCGCGAGCGCGACGGGATGGCGGA
Above is a window of Sphingobium sp. JS3065 DNA encoding:
- a CDS encoding helicase HerA-like domain-containing protein, with amino-acid sequence MSDGIFIGLGAPDKNGGIPQTLNLRRANRHGLIAGATGTGKTVTLQGIAESFSALGVPVFLADVKGDLSGISMAGSPTAKNADKLVARAKEIGLENYSYADNPAIFWDLYGEQGHPIRTTVSEMGPLLLSRLMDLNETQEGVLSIAFKYADEEGLLLLDLGDLQAMLAYCAENADSLSARYGNVTKASVGAIQRQLLQLESQGGAHFFGEPALDIHDMLKVDEKGRGYVNVLAADKLMQSPKLYATFLLWLLSELFETLPEVGDPDKPVLVFFFDEAHLLFDDAPKALTDKIEQVVRLIRSKGVGVYFVTQNPIDIPEDVAGQLGNRVQHALRAFTPRDQKAIKAAAETFRVNPDLNVETAIIELKVGEALVSLLQEDGSPGIVQRTLIAPPRSRLGPVDAKERAIIQSISPCAGKYDATLDRESAEEILAARGQAAAAAAQASKAQAEADKAAAEQAKIEARQREAQLKEQARQEAAAAREAARPSGFDRAIQSATRSAASTVGRQVANELGRAVFGGSSRKSSGGIAGQLVRGILGSLFK
- a CDS encoding Do family serine endopeptidase yields the protein MRYAYAITGALLLGGTAIAVTTSSNVGAQVAQNEGMQAAAPAGAPASLADMVEKLQPAVVNISTKQRVQVQNPFAGTPFGDLFGQGQQGGKPQTRQAQSLGSGFIISADGYIVTNNHVVSAGAEGASVDSITVTLTNSEEYSARLIGRDPATDIAVLKIDPKKALPFVKFGDSTKARVGDWVIAIGNPFALSGTVTAGIISAVHRGTGGTYDKFIQTDASINQGNSGGPMFDMRGNVIGINSQILSPSGGNVGIGFAIPSEQAAPIVDTLRKGQAVKRGYLGIQISPLGEDLADSLGLAKNRGEFVQGVEPGKGADKAGIKAGDVIVSVAGQEVTPDQNLSSIVANQPIGSRVPIVLLRNGQRQTVTAVVGERPSEDELNAFAQQQDDDFGQQQDGQSSGGQAAQQSLGISAIPLNSTIIRQLGIPTDTRGIVITAVDGSTDAGAKGLRRGDVIITANNRPVATQAELDAQVKAVSSQGRSAILLQVLRRGQPAVFLPVRLRDK
- the hflC gene encoding protease modulator HflC, yielding MQSLVRHPVALALLAIAALLLLGSTIAIVPETKQGVIVRFGDPKKIINRYRPNEDFGKTGAGIILRWPFIDQVVWIDKRVLSVEMERQQVLSTDQLRLQVDAFARYRIVDPLRMYIAAGSEERVSDALRPILGSALRNELGKRPFAALLSPERGQVMDNIEAGLNRVARQYGAQIVDVRIKRADLPDGAPLESAFTRMRTAREQEALTIRAQGAKQAQIIRAEADANAARIYSDSFGKDPQFYDFYRAMQAYRYTFASDKQGATSMVLSRDNDFLKQFQGR